A genomic segment from Glycine soja cultivar W05 chromosome 18, ASM419377v2, whole genome shotgun sequence encodes:
- the LOC114396573 gene encoding EID1-like F-box protein 2 isoform X2 encodes MSKKMILTKQYRCIHSASCQCTKGHLSEDMIFLVFHNLNWNPKLIATLSCVCKWFDDLAKRVLWKEFCRTRAPKMLCDLQSNGSHIVDGNWRALGKLLIYCSGCTKGGLFNSIQIPGHFVYQTRFSRTSGKSFLLPQCRTDVLYVCDPCEHLDQGEEGDVGFFRGIFKSFATSKVRKMLINKGAKLHPTEVCPYCKAKLWSMLQAKMIPQSASCRLGSYDDCIEYYVCLNGHMLGICTLLPLSDSEEASELE; translated from the exons ATGTCCAAA AAAATGATTCTCACAAAGCAGTACCGATGCATACACTCAGCTAGTTGTCAATGTACTAAAGGGCATTTAAGTGAAGATATGATATTCTTAGTATTTCATAATTTGAATTGGAATCCCAAGCTAATTGCAACTCTATCATGTGTGTGCAAATGGTTTGATGATCTTGCCAAGCGAGTTCTATGGAAAGAGTTTTGTCGAACAAGAGCTCCGAAAATGTTGTGTGATCTGCAATCTAATGGGAGCCACATTGTTGATGGGAACTGGAGGGCCCTAGGGAAGCTTCTTATATACTGTTCAGGATGCACAAAAGGTGGCTTGTTCAATAGCATTCAGATTCCTGGTCACTTTGTTTATCAGACACGATTTTCTAGAACATCAGGAAAGAGCTTTCTTTTGCCACAATGCAGGACTGATGTTTTGTATGTATGTGATCCTTGTGAGCATCTTGACCAAGGTGAGGAAGGAGATGTAGGATTCTTCCGTGGCATTTTTAAGTCATTTGCAACCTCAAAGGTCAGGAAGATGCTTATTAATAAAGGTGCCAAGCTCCATCCAACAGAAGTCTGCCCTTATTGTAAGGCAAAGTTGTGGAGCATGCTGCAAGCCAAAATGATCCCTCAAAGTGCTAGTTGCAGGTTGGGTTCTTATGATGATTGCATTGAGTATTATGTGTGCCTCAACGGCCACATGCTTGGGATATGTACCCTATTACCATTGTCTGATTCAGAAGAGGCATCTGAATTGGAGTAA
- the LOC114396573 gene encoding EID1-like F-box protein 2 isoform X3, with amino-acid sequence MILTKQYRCIHSASCQCTKGHLSEDMIFLVFHNLNWNPKLIATLSCVCKWFDDLAKRVLWKEFCRTRAPKMLCDLQSNGSHIVDGNWRALGKLLIYCSGCTKGGLFNSIQIPGHFVYQTRFSRTSGKSFLLPQCRTDVLYVCDPCEHLDQGEEGDVGFFRGIFKSFATSKVRKMLINKGAKLHPTEVCPYCKAKLWSMLQAKMIPQSASCRLGSYDDCIEYYVCLNGHMLGICTLLPLSDSEEASELE; translated from the coding sequence ATGATTCTCACAAAGCAGTACCGATGCATACACTCAGCTAGTTGTCAATGTACTAAAGGGCATTTAAGTGAAGATATGATATTCTTAGTATTTCATAATTTGAATTGGAATCCCAAGCTAATTGCAACTCTATCATGTGTGTGCAAATGGTTTGATGATCTTGCCAAGCGAGTTCTATGGAAAGAGTTTTGTCGAACAAGAGCTCCGAAAATGTTGTGTGATCTGCAATCTAATGGGAGCCACATTGTTGATGGGAACTGGAGGGCCCTAGGGAAGCTTCTTATATACTGTTCAGGATGCACAAAAGGTGGCTTGTTCAATAGCATTCAGATTCCTGGTCACTTTGTTTATCAGACACGATTTTCTAGAACATCAGGAAAGAGCTTTCTTTTGCCACAATGCAGGACTGATGTTTTGTATGTATGTGATCCTTGTGAGCATCTTGACCAAGGTGAGGAAGGAGATGTAGGATTCTTCCGTGGCATTTTTAAGTCATTTGCAACCTCAAAGGTCAGGAAGATGCTTATTAATAAAGGTGCCAAGCTCCATCCAACAGAAGTCTGCCCTTATTGTAAGGCAAAGTTGTGGAGCATGCTGCAAGCCAAAATGATCCCTCAAAGTGCTAGTTGCAGGTTGGGTTCTTATGATGATTGCATTGAGTATTATGTGTGCCTCAACGGCCACATGCTTGGGATATGTACCCTATTACCATTGTCTGATTCAGAAGAGGCATCTGAATTGGAGTAA
- the LOC114396713 gene encoding uncharacterized protein LOC114396713, which produces MWNFASSLIAGSVGLKNDSPKPTHSASEFSDDETSMVSREERLECPICWESFNIVENVPYVLWCGHTLCKNCILGLQWAVVNFPTLPIRLPLFISCPWCNLLSLRLVYQGNLKFPHKNYFLLWMVENMNGDRVKSHSTVCGDHQPVWPIIDSLTNGSQVSHDSLQGGQVCHPESSSSNHYHGDTSNYLSIETLHASLRKSLVLFVHLTAKFPLIIIFLLIVLYAIPVIAAILALYILVTILFALPSFLILYFAYPSLDWLVREIIT; this is translated from the coding sequence ATGTGGAACTTTGCATCTAGTTTAATTGCTGGAAGTGTGGGTCTGAAAAATGATTCTCCAAAACCAACTCACTCTGCTTCAGAATTTTCTGATGACGAGACTTCCATGGTTAGCAGAGAGGAAAGGCTAGAATGCCCAATATGCTGGGAATCCTTTAACATTGTTGAAAATGTGCCTTATGTCTTATGGTGTGGTCACACCCTTTGTAAAAATTGCATCCTTGGATTACAATGGGCCGTGGTGAATTTCCCAACACTGCCAATTCGGCTTCCGCTTTTTATCTCCTGCCCGTGGTGCAACCTTTTGTCTCTCCGTTTAGTTTACCAGGGAAATCTGAAATTCCCTCACAAGAACTACTTTCTTCTATGGATGGTTGAGAACATGAACGGTGATAGAGTGAAGTCACATTCTACTGTTTGCGGGGATCATCAACCAGTGTGGCCAATTATAGACAGTTTAACCAACGGAAGCCAAGTAAGCCATGACAGCCTTCAGGGAGGGCAAGTTTGCCATCCAGAGTCTTCAAGTTCCAATCATTATCATGGTGATACCAGTAATTACTTAAGTATAGAAACACTGCATGCATCTCTGCGGAAGTCATTGGTTTTATTTGTTCACTTGACAGCAAAGTTCCCATTGATCattatatttcttttgattGTCTTATATGCCATACCAGTCATTGCAGCCATTTTGGCTCTGTATATACTTGTTACCATTCTGTTTGCTCTCCCATCATTTCTCATCTTGTACTTTGCATATCCTAGTTTGGATTGGCTTGTCAGGGAAATTATCACTTGA
- the LOC114396573 gene encoding EID1-like F-box protein 2 isoform X1 — protein MLWSQGWALHGRFKKMILTKQYRCIHSASCQCTKGHLSEDMIFLVFHNLNWNPKLIATLSCVCKWFDDLAKRVLWKEFCRTRAPKMLCDLQSNGSHIVDGNWRALGKLLIYCSGCTKGGLFNSIQIPGHFVYQTRFSRTSGKSFLLPQCRTDVLYVCDPCEHLDQGEEGDVGFFRGIFKSFATSKVRKMLINKGAKLHPTEVCPYCKAKLWSMLQAKMIPQSASCRLGSYDDCIEYYVCLNGHMLGICTLLPLSDSEEASELE, from the exons atgttatggAGTCAAGGCTGGGCACTTCATGGACGATTTAAG AAAATGATTCTCACAAAGCAGTACCGATGCATACACTCAGCTAGTTGTCAATGTACTAAAGGGCATTTAAGTGAAGATATGATATTCTTAGTATTTCATAATTTGAATTGGAATCCCAAGCTAATTGCAACTCTATCATGTGTGTGCAAATGGTTTGATGATCTTGCCAAGCGAGTTCTATGGAAAGAGTTTTGTCGAACAAGAGCTCCGAAAATGTTGTGTGATCTGCAATCTAATGGGAGCCACATTGTTGATGGGAACTGGAGGGCCCTAGGGAAGCTTCTTATATACTGTTCAGGATGCACAAAAGGTGGCTTGTTCAATAGCATTCAGATTCCTGGTCACTTTGTTTATCAGACACGATTTTCTAGAACATCAGGAAAGAGCTTTCTTTTGCCACAATGCAGGACTGATGTTTTGTATGTATGTGATCCTTGTGAGCATCTTGACCAAGGTGAGGAAGGAGATGTAGGATTCTTCCGTGGCATTTTTAAGTCATTTGCAACCTCAAAGGTCAGGAAGATGCTTATTAATAAAGGTGCCAAGCTCCATCCAACAGAAGTCTGCCCTTATTGTAAGGCAAAGTTGTGGAGCATGCTGCAAGCCAAAATGATCCCTCAAAGTGCTAGTTGCAGGTTGGGTTCTTATGATGATTGCATTGAGTATTATGTGTGCCTCAACGGCCACATGCTTGGGATATGTACCCTATTACCATTGTCTGATTCAGAAGAGGCATCTGAATTGGAGTAA
- the LOC114395625 gene encoding uncharacterized protein LOC114395625, which yields MAKESVDLPLIPKVTMSSGVALRRHSAGIANSGNNEKKVVVPLYLRASTGSCHDFCKYGRKNVEEGREKLSMIKRAGRKSLSRSSEGIIGGIITSVANQKASLDSKPTKMLTVKHNESVDSKIQISDASDTDKMELPTKSSGSQKQMGNKVLVNTSKASLVRVKPSFLPKSHISSIPEARRGGIFSSFEVEALSKPASKRVEASPTATSERVKTHPKSTSQMVKTSPKSMFKMKQTSSKLSPFEDKEMELSDKHVTSLNPDFVTMQTISSVNYSDVFGGQKNSKIKMNKKEASPKSSSRGIGSVSARKHKGLKIVPHLMNQPKPIKVELEEDNNEAQEKTLYVIKMESANQSSLSDQNESQAIELPLSNSLSSPKFSPPSKSQSSSQEDQEESEYANSEFEEDACPENHEIDYMANVETLEVEENGKPQNDGIVCSENIECQNLGRKLVETQIEYTAYVDTLEAEENGKPQKDGIVCSEAKECKKLGGELVETQIEKGSLRSLKIQKGKVLGASVTNVKAVAITAPEKVVLRRQNVQVKKDGQGLYNNVIEETATKLVETQKGKVKALIDAFEAVISLEEKRTSAANIVN from the coding sequence ATGGCTAAGGAAAGTGTTGATTTACCACTGATTCCAAAAGTAACTATGTCAAGTGGGGTTGCATTAAGAAGGCACTCTGCTGGAATAGCAAATTCTGGAAATAATGAAAAGAAAGTTGTTGTTCCTCTTTATCTCAGAGCATCTACTGGCTCCTGTcatgatttttgtaaatatggGAGGAAGAATGTGGAAGAAGGAAGGGAGAAACTCTCCATGATTAAGAGAGCCGGAAGAAAATCACTTTCCCGAAGTTCAGAAGGCATTATTGGTGGGATAATAACATCAGTTGCCAATCAAAAAGCATCACTTGATTCGAAGCCAACAAAGATGTTAACAGTGAAACATAATGAATCAGTTGATTCTAAGATCCAGATTTCTGATGCTTCTGACACAGATAAGATGGAACTCCCAACAAAATCATCTGGCAGCCAAAAACAAATGGGGAATAAAGTTCTGGTGAACACAAGCAAAGCATCATTGGTCAGGGTCAAACCATCATTCCTTCCAAAATCACATATTTCTTCAATCCCCGAAGCAAGGAGAGGGGGAATTTTTTCAAGTTTTGAGGTGGAAGCTCTATCAAAACCAGCTTCCAAAAGGGTGGAAGCTTCACCAACAGCAACTTCTGAGAGGGTGAAAACTCATCCAAAATCAACTtctcaaatggtcaaaacttcaCCAAAATCCATGTTCAAGATGAAGCAAACTTCATCAAAGTTGTCTCCTTTTGAAGATAAAGAAATGGAGTTGTCTGATAAGCATGTGACTTCTTTGAATCCAGATTTCGTCACAATGCAGACCATATCTTCTGTGAATTATTCTGATGTCTTTGGTGGCCAAAAGAATAGTAAGATTAAGATGAACAAGAAAGAAGCCTCACCCAAATCTTCTTCCAGAGGAATTGGCAGTGTTAGTGCAAGAAAGCACAAGGGCCTGAAAATCGTGCCTCATCTTATGAATCAACCCAAGCCTATAAAAGTTGAACTTGAGGAAGACAACAATGAGGCTCAGGAAAAGACTTTGTATGTCATCAAGATGGAAAGTGCAAACCAAAGTTCGCTCTCTGATCAAAATGAAAGCCAGGCTATCGAATTACCCCTTTCTAATTCATTGTCATCACCCAAGTTTTCACCCCCCTCAAAATCTCAATCCTCGTCCCAAGAAGACCAAGAGGAATCTGAATATGCAAATAGTGAATTTGAGGAGGATGCTTGTCCAGAGAACCATGAAATTGATTACATGGCTAATGTGGAAACTTTGGAAGttgaagagaatggaaagcctcaaaaTGATGGGATTGTTTGTTCTGAAAACATCGAGTGCCAAAATTTAGGGAGGAAATTGGTTGAAACTCAAATTGAATATACTGCTTATGTGGACACTTTGGAAGCTGAggagaatggaaagcctcaaaaGGATGGGATTGTTTGTTCTGAAGCCAAGGAGTGCAAAAAGTTAGGGGGAGAATTGGTTGAAACTCAAATTGAAAAGGGTAGTCTGAGGAGCCTTAAAATCCAGAAAGGAAAAGTGTTGGGGGCGAGCGTCACTAATGTCAAGGCTGTTGCTATAACTGCTCCAGAGAAGGTTGTTTTGAGACGTCAAAATGTGCAGGTCAAGAAAGATGGACAAGGATTGTACAATAATGTGATTGAGGAAACAGCAACTAAACTTGTTGAAACTCAGAAGGGCAAGGTTAAAGCACTGATTGATGCCTTTGAAGCTGTaatctctcttgaagagaaaaGAACTTCTGCTGCAAACATTGTCAATTGA